The sequence below is a genomic window from Candidatus Cloacimonadota bacterium.
GTACCAGCTCCAGTTCGCGCTCAACGCGGTGATCATGGTGCTCGACCCTGCCGAGGCCGCGCAGATCGCCAAGCTGCCCGGCGTGGCCAGCGTCGAACGCGATGAGGCTCTGCCGCTCGCCACCGACGTCGGCCCACAGTGGATCGGCGCGCCGGCGATCTGGAACGGCACCGCTACCGGCGGCCTGCCCGGCACCAAGGGCGAGGGCGTGATCATCGGCGTGCTCGACACCGGCATCAACATGGACCACCCCTCCTTCGCCGCCACCGGTGGGGACGGCTACGTCCATACCAACCCCTTCGGCGCGGGCAACTACAAGGGGTGGTGCAACCCGTCCAACCCCAACTACAACCCGGCGTACGTCTGCAACGCCAAGCTGGTCGGCGCCTGGGACTACTCCGACGCCAGTTGGGGCGAGACCGATGGCCCCGAGGACAACGATGGCCACGGCAGCCACACCTCCAGCACCGCCGCCGGCAACTACCTGGCGCCCGGCACGGTGACCCTGGGCAGCTACTCCTTCAGCCCGGCGATCTCCGGCGTCGCGCCCCACGCCAACATCATCATGTACGACGTCTGCGGCACCACCTGCTACAACACCGACGTCATCGCCGCGCTGAACCAGGCGATCCTCGACGGCGTGCACGTCATCAACGAGTCGATCGGTATCAGCGGCGACGCTTTCTCCGGCATCAAGCAGCAGGCCTACCTGTCGGTCTTCAACGCGGGCATCACCTCGGCCCGCTCGGCCGGCAACACCGGCCCCGGCGCCGGCACCGTCGGCGGCACCCCGCCGTGGGTGATCACGGTCGGCGCCAACACCCACAACCGCTCCGGCTCCAACGCGGTCACCAGCCTTTCCGGCGGCAGCACGACCCCGCCCGGCGGTGGCACGCTGATCGGCCTCGGCGTCTCCAACGCTTCGGCCGTGGGCGGTCTCGTCTATGCGGGCGACGCGCCCTACAGCGACCCGCTGTGCCAGTCTCCGGCCGCGCCCAATACCTTCACCGGCAAGATCGTGGTCTGCGACCGCGGCACCAACGCGCGCGTGGCCAAGGGCTGGAACGTCCTGCAGGGCGGCGCGATCGGCATGGTGCTGGCCAATGACGCCGCCAACGGCGCTTCGCTGAACGGCGACCTGCATCACCTGCCCGCCGTGCACATCAGCTACGCCGACGGCGTGGCGCTCAAGACCTGGCTGGCCAGCGGCACCGGCCACCAGGGCCGCATTGCCGGCACCACCTTCAGCTACGCGCCAAGCAACGGCGACATCATGGCCGGCTTCAGCTCGCGCGGGCCGCACCCCATCGCCAACCTGCTGACCCCCGACGTGAGCAACCCCGGCGTCGACATCCTGGCCGCCTATCGGTCGGGCAGCATCGACCCCGAGACCACCTCCGTGGAGTATGCCTTCACGAGCGGCACCTCCATGGCCAGCCCGCACACCGCCGGCTCGGCCGCGCTGGTCAAGGCCGTGCATCCCACCTGGAGTCCGGCCGAGATCAAGTCGGCGCTGATGGGCACCGGCAAGTACACCGGCATCCGCAAGGAAGACGGCGTCACTCCCGCCATCCCCTTCGACATGGGCGCTGGCCGTGTGGACCTCAACCACGCCGCCAACGCCAGCTTGGTGCTGAACGAGACCGGCGCCAACTTCGCGGCCGGCGCCGCCAACCCCGAAGCGCTCAACCTAGCCAGCCTGGCCGACGCCGCGTGCGCAGGCGCCTGCTCGTGGACCCGTACCGTCAAGG
It includes:
- a CDS encoding S8 family serine peptidase; amino-acid sequence: MMRGRTATLLTAIAMFVVIVSPALALEPSATLEAPARSPAAAAQPQAAPLVQPANAAGSARYIVILSDPAVPSYTGGIAGYPATNPATRGQTRLDAESVPSRAFAAYLKAEQDTFVASLRKTLGRSPQVVYQLQFALNAVIMVLDPAEAAQIAKLPGVASVERDEALPLATDVGPQWIGAPAIWNGTATGGLPGTKGEGVIIGVLDTGINMDHPSFAATGGDGYVHTNPFGAGNYKGWCNPSNPNYNPAYVCNAKLVGAWDYSDASWGETDGPEDNDGHGSHTSSTAAGNYLAPGTVTLGSYSFSPAISGVAPHANIIMYDVCGTTCYNTDVIAALNQAILDGVHVINESIGISGDAFSGIKQQAYLSVFNAGITSARSAGNTGPGAGTVGGTPPWVITVGANTHNRSGSNAVTSLSGGSTTPPGGGTLIGLGVSNASAVGGLVYAGDAPYSDPLCQSPAAPNTFTGKIVVCDRGTNARVAKGWNVLQGGAIGMVLANDAANGASLNGDLHHLPAVHISYADGVALKTWLASGTGHQGRIAGTTFSYAPSNGDIMAGFSSRGPHPIANLLTPDVSNPGVDILAAYRSGSIDPETTSVEYAFTSGTSMASPHTAGSAALVKAVHPTWSPAEIKSALMGTGKYTGIRKEDGVTPAIPFDMGAGRVDLNHAANASLVLNETGANFAAGAANPEALNLASLADAACAGACSWTRTVKAARAGAWTATYVTPAGMTLSATPSSFTLTAGQTQTLNVLAAVGGLPLNQYAFGYVVLTQGSGAAAGDVIHLTVVVRPIQPTARHTVTASVGTPSGSIAPPSQTVAHGASATFTVTPDAGFEIDNVGGTCPAGTLAGNVYTTGAITADCEVVANFRQTTHTVTASVGTPSGTITPPSQTVSHGASATFTVTPAAGYLIDNVGGTCPYGSLVGSTYTTGPITADCEVVANFRGDPSVLAVPTLGPAGGALLGLLLAGLGLSVLRRRRA